One Pseudopipra pipra isolate bDixPip1 chromosome 26, bDixPip1.hap1, whole genome shotgun sequence DNA window includes the following coding sequences:
- the CSF3 gene encoding granulocyte colony-stimulating factor has product MCSLTRGLALLGALLWAPWWALHGAPLPELSGDQDFQLFLQRNLEFTRKVRGDVAALQRMVCDTFQLCKEEELLLVRQDLDIAQVPLEQCHSRSFQAETCFNQIRAGLRVYHGSLAAVRDLLPGHAGLVETLQLDTANLSSNIQQQMEDLGLATVTYPTENPDPLPTFSSHFHHQVGGFFILANFQRFLETAYRALRHLARL; this is encoded by the exons ATGTGCTCCCTCACCC GTGGGCTGGCGCTGCTGGGCGCACTGCTGTGGGCACCGTGGTGGGCACTGCACGGGGCACCGCTGCCCGAGCTCTCCGGGGACCAGGacttccagctcttcctgcagaggAACCTCGAGTTCACCCGCAAGGTCCGCGGGGATGTGGCCGCGCTGCAGCGCATGGTG TGTGACACCTTCCAGCTGTGCAaggaggaagagctgctgctggtgcgGCAGGACCTGGACATCGCGCAGGTGCCGCTGGAGCAGTGCCACAGCCGCTCCTTCCAGGCG GAGACCTGTTTCAACCAGATCCGCGCTGGGCTCCGCGTCTACCACGGCTCCCTGGCTGCTGTGAGGGACCTGCTGCCCGGCCATGCCGGGCTGGTGGAGACCCTGCAGCTGGACACGGCCAACCTGTCCTCCAACATCCAGCAGCAG ATGGAGGACCTGGGCCTGGCCACAGTGACGTACCCCACGGAGAACCCGGACCCCCTGCCCACCTTCTCCTCCCACTTCCACCACCAAGTCGGTGGTTTCTTCATCCTGGCCAACTTCCAGCGGTTCCTGGAGACGGCGTACCGGGCTCTGCGGCACCTCGCCCGCCTCTGA
- the PSMD3 gene encoding 26S proteasome non-ATPase regulatory subunit 3, producing MKQDGPRRRGDKAKAPPEGPPPAPPDVEMHEEAAPAAPEAAGERQPQRELDAITLEDIKEHVKQLEKAVSGKEPRYVLRALRALPSTSRRLNPNVLHKAIHGFFTSNCTLRDFLLGFLEESMDTEAELQFRPRTGKAASAPLLPEVETYLQLLLVIYLMNSKRYPEAQKVSDDLMQKISSQNRRALDLVVAKCYYYHSRIYEFLNKLDVVRSFLHARLRTATLRHDADGQATLLNLLLRNYLHYNLYDQAEKLVSKSVFPEQANNNEWARYLYYTGRIKAIQLEYSEARRTMTNALRKAPQHTAVGFKQTVHKLLIVVELLLGEIPDRLQFRQPSLKRSLMPYFLLTQAVRTGNLAKFNQVLDQFGDKFQADGTYTLIIRLRHNVIKTGVRMISLSYSRISLADIAQKLQLDSPEDAEFIVAKAIRDGVIEASINHEKGYVQSKEMIDIYSTREPQLAFHQRISFCLDIHNMSVKAMRFPPKSYNKDLESAEERREREQQDLEFAKEMAEDDDDGFP from the exons ATGAAGCAGGacgggccccgccgccgcggcgACAAGGCCAAGGCACCCCCCGAGGGACCCCCGCCCGCGCCCCCCGACGTCGAGATGCACGAGGAggcggccccggcggccccCGAGGCGGCGGGCGAGCGGCAGCCGCAGAGGGAGCTGGACGCCATCACGCTGGAGG ACATCAAGGAGCACGTGAAGCAGCTGGAGAAGGCGGTGTCGGGGAAGGAGCCGCGCTACGTCCTGCGGGCCCTGCGGGCTCTGCCCTCCACCTCCCGCCGCCTCAACCCCAACGTGCTGCACAAGGCCATCCACGGCTTCTTCACCTCCAACTGCACCCTCAGGGACTTCCTGCTCGGGTTCCTGGAGGAG TCCATGGACACGgaagctgagctgcagttccGCCCACGGACAGGGaaagcagcctcagcccctctcctgccagAGGTGGAGACctacctgcagctgctgctcgtCATCTACCTGATGAACAGCAAGAGGTACCCTGAG GCTCAGAAAGTGTCCGATGATCTGATGCAGAAGATCAGCTCCCAGAACCGCCGGGCCCTGGACCTGGTGGTGGCCAAGTGCTACTATTACCACTCCCGGATCTACGAGTTCCTGAACAAGCTCGACGTGGTCCGGAG CTTCCTGCACGCGCGGCTCCGCACGGCCACGCTGCGCCACGACGCCGACGGCCAGGCCACGCTGCTCAACCTGCTCCTGAGGAATTACCTCCACTACAACCTCTACGACCAGGCCGAGAAGCTCGTCTCCAAGTCCGTGTTCCCCGAGCAGGCCAACAACAACGAGTGGGCTCGGTACCTGTACTACACAG GGCGGATCAAGGCCATCCAGCTGGAATACTCGGAGGCACGGCGGACCATGACCAACGCCCTGCGCAAGGCGCCGCAGCACACGGCCGTGGGCTTCAAACAGACG GTGCACAAGCTGCTCATCgtggtggagctgctgctcGGGGAAATCCCAGACAGGCTGCAGTTCCGGCAGCCCTCGCTCAAGCGCTCGCTCATGCCCTACTTCCTGCTGACCCAGG CTGTCAGGACAGGGAACCTGGCCAAGTTCAACCAAGTCCTTGACCAGTTTGGGGACAAGTTCCAGGCAGATGGCACCTACACCCTCATCATCCGGCTGAGGCACAACGTCATCAAGACAG GTGTCCGGATGATCAGCCTCTCCTACTCCCGCATCTCCCTGGCCGACATCGCCCAGAAGCTGCAGCTGGACAGCCCGGAGGACGCCGAGTTCATCGTCGCCAAG GCCATCCGGGACGGCGTGATCGAGGCCAGCATCAACCACGAGAAGGGCTACGTCCAGTCCAAGGAGATGATCGACATCTATTCGACCCGGGAGCCCCAGCTGGCCTTCCACCAGCGCATCTCCTTCTGCCTCGACATCCACAACATGTCCGTGAAG gcCATGAGGTTCCCACCCAAATCGTACAACAAGGACTTGGAATCTGCAGAG GAGCGCCGGGAGCGTGAGCAGCAGGACCTGGAGTTCGCCAAGGAGATGGCAGAGGACGACGACGACGGTTTTCCGTGA